Part of the candidate division TA06 bacterium genome, GGGGCGTGCGGCAAACACGCCCCCGTTCAATACACTCCCTAGCGGAGGCTATCTGGCCACAACCATCTTCTTGGTCAAGACATTTCCATCCGACGTGAGACGGTAGAAGTAAGTGCCCGAAGGAACACTGTTCCTTTCCCAGGTTACGGCGTGTGTACCTGCCGATAGCTTTCCGTCGAGAATCCTCTCCACCGACCTTCCGGCCGAGTCGTATATGGTAAGCCTTGCGTGACCTGACGTAGGCAGAGTAAAGCGTATCGAAGTCTCGCGCGCAAACGGGTTGGGAGCATTCTGACAAAGAATCAGGGCCCTGGTTGCAGATTCCTCGTGTGCAAGCTGTTTGCCACCTCCGCCGCGTGTGTACGGATTCATGATGTTGTCAAGGAATTCAAGTGCTATTGGGATCCTGACGGGCAACTGATCTGCATGGCCGCCCATGAAGGATTCGAATTCATAAGGAATCCCTAGCTGGTCAAGAACGCCCGCAAAGACAAGGTTCTGGGGATAGCATCCCAATTCGTCCATCATGCCGCAGTCGAAGTATATCGATAACTCTGCATCTGGTGGGAGTTCAGTAGCGAATTTCGGCGGATTATGGAGTAACCATCTGCCAAAAACAGACGGTCTGACGTTTGCATATTCGTCAAGGGGGAAATCCACGAAGAAGGGTGGGTTGGTCAGATTTGGGGAAAAAGCCGCTGCCATCGAGAATGACAATCCTGAAAAGGGTCCACGGTACGGTGCCCAGTAGTATGGGGGACCTTCTGGATATTCCATCAGAAGA contains:
- a CDS encoding T9SS type A sorting domain-containing protein, with the protein product MKKPMLLALVLVLLISGIALGQGTVEDVQFFSESLGELRWVQVYLPRGYSLDRGPKYPVIYFLHGIRGDHTSCPFLIDILDELIGNGTIEPVVVVKPDASCVPYNASFYTNSELNGAFEDYIVQDVREFVKRNYRIIPGRKKRSIMGHSMGGYGAMKLALKYPDIYTALASHSGPLEFNVLLMVALPYLLMEYPEGPPYYWAPYRGPFSGLSFSMAAAFSPNLTNPPFFVDFPLDEYANVRPSVFGRWLLHNPPKFATELPPDAELSIYFDCGMMDELGCYPQNLVFAGVLDQLGIPYEFESFMGGHADQLPVRIPIALEFLDNIMNPYTRGGGGKQLAHEESATRALILCQNAPNPFARETSIRFTLPTSGHARLTIYDSAGRSVERILDGKLSAGTHAVTWERNSVPSGTYFYRLTSDGNVLTKKMVVAR